A region from the Cryptococcus gattii WM276 chromosome H, complete sequence genome encodes:
- a CDS encoding tRNA dihydrouridine synthase, putative (Similar to TIGR gene model, INSD accession AAW45443.1) codes for MTDDPAATPRPETSINARPAISGQAPIKAEYLINTTPIVESASAAELNNIHPDDAVEGRTDSRDSRDDRDGRDNKRRKPNKQDKNDKKGQNKGRHFPVIREASVRICRAWETTGICDRADKGDCRYAHSWEGYFEVKPNDISYRPDWLLVGEAPFVVAGERVVGGEDVVGKTLDLDTVCPVLKDLGYCPFGWRCRFLGAHVKRTTAPVDGEEKEKEAGPEKRMGDWQIEHWVQSEVENGWKQKETNWPEQEVLNALRRSTASFPFSEAYLKKVDPDKPFTLQNKKPTKQPQKRKNIVLDEEEAANGPIAVTSAGDDEESAMNATGNEQNEEKGRVYGETEAIDVPPRPEEKRRLNWEGGRYLAPLTTVGNLPFRRLCVDYGATITISEMALAQPLVYGAKEEWALVRRHESEKMFGLQVAGGFPNRMVPAAEIIANTIGKGGGVDFVDVNMGCPIDLVFNQGAGSALMDSPGRLGKLLVGMNRALGEIPLTVKFRTGVAHGKPNAHKLIPRFATEWGVRALTIHGRSRQQRYSKPADWDYIKTCVTTLRESVADANLPPVPIFGNGDCFSAASYYEEMEKSGVDGVMVARGALIKPWIFTEIKERREWDISAVERLEGIRKFAEFGLSHWGSDTQGVNTTRRFLCEALSFQHRYIPIGLLERLPGKLNERPPAYRGRNELETLLASPFAGDWVKISEMLLGKVDEGFSFVPKHKSNAYGGEEAQG; via the exons ATGACAGACGACCCGGCAGCCACTCCCCGTCCGGAGACTTCCATCAATGCAAGGCCAGCAATTTCTGGTCAGGCTCCCATCAAAGCCGA ATACCTGATCAACACCACCCCTATCGTCGAATCCGCCTCTGCCGCAGAGCTCAACAATATCCACCCCGATGATGCTGTGGAAGGTCGTACCGATTCTCGTGACTCTCGCGACGACCGTGACGGACGCGATAACAAACGACGTAAACCCAACAAGCAAGACAAAAATGACAAGAAAGGTCAAAACAAGGGCCGCCACTTCCCCGTCATCCGAGAAGCCTCTGTTCGTATTTGTCGTGCATGGGAAACCACGGGTATCTGTGACCGCGCCGATAAAGGCGATTGCCGATACGCTCATAGCTGGGAAGGTTACTTTGAAGTGAAGCCGAATGATATCAGTTACCGTCCCGATTGGCTCTTGGTCGGTGAGGCGCCGTTCGTGGTGGCAGGAGAAAGGGTGGTAGGCGGAGAGGATGTGGTGGGGAAGACGCTTGATCTGGATACGGTTTGCCCGGTGTTAAAGGATTTGGGGTATTGTCCTTTTGGGTGGCGATGTCGGTTCTTGGGTGCACACGTTAAGCGCACGACGGCGCCTGTGGACGgggaagaaaaagaaaaggaagcCGGTCCTGAAAAGCGAATGGGAGATTGGCAAATCGAGCACTGGGTACAGAGTGAAGTGGAGAACGGTTGGAAACAAAAGGAGACCAATTGGCCTGAACAAGAAGTCCTTAACGCTCTTCGCCGTAGTACT GCTTCATTCCCCTTTTCCGAAGCATACCTCAAAAAAGTCGATCCCGACAAACCTTTTACTCTCCAAAACAAGAAACCCACCAAACAACCACAAAAACGCAAAAACATTGTTCTcgacgaagaagaagctgccAATGGACCTATCGCCGTCACTTCGGCTGGAGATGACGAGGAGAGCGCTATGAATGCTACAGGAAACGAACAgaatgaggagaagggtAGAGTCTACGGTGAAACGGAAGCGATTGATGTGCCCCCCAGGCcggaggagaagaggagacTGAACTGGGAAGGTGGACGATATCTCGCTCCTCTCACAACCGTCGGTAACCTC CCATTCCGTCGCCTTTGCGTTGACTATGGCGccaccatcaccatctCTGAAATGGCTCTCGCGCAACCGCTCGTTTACGGCGCCAAAGAAGAATGGGCCCTCGTCCGTCGACACGAGAGCGAAAAGATGTTTGGTCTTCAAGTCGCTGGTGGGTTCCCGAACCGGATGGTACCCGCCGCGGAGATTATTGCGAATACTATAGGAAAAGGTGGCGGGGTGGACTTTGTGGATGTTAATATGGGTTGCCCGATTGATTTGGTGTTTAACCAAGGTGCAGGTAGCGCCC TTATGGATTCTCCTGGACGATTGGGTAAGTTGTTGGTGGGTATGAACAGAGCTCTTGGCGAGA TCCCTCTGACCGTCAAATTC CGGACTGGTGTTGCGCATGGGAAACCTAATGCTCACAAGTTGATTCCTCGTTTCGCCACTGAGTGGGGAGTGAGAGCTTTGACC ATCCATGGTCGATCTCGCCAGCAACGATATTCCAAGCCTGCCGACTGGGATTACATCAAGACCTGCGTCACCACCCTCCGCGAGTCCGTTGCCGACGCCAACCTTCCCCCTGTTCCCATCTTTGGAAACGGTGATTGTTTCTCTGCCGCATCGTATTatgaggagatggagaagagtgGCGTAGATGGAGTGATGGTCGCAAGAGGAGCGTTGATCAAGCCATGGATCTTTACGGAGATCaaagagaggagagagtGGGATATTTCCGCTGTAGAGAGGTTGGAAGGTATCAGAAAG TTCGCCGAATTCGGTCTGTCACACTGGGGTTCCGACACCCAAGGTGTCAATACCACCCGCCGATTTTTATGCGAAGCACTCTCATTCCAGCACCGATACATTCCTATCGGCCTTCTGGAACGTCTTCCCGGTAAACTCAACGAAAGACCCCCAGCATATAGGGGTAGGAACGAGTTGGAGACGCTTTTGGCAAGTCCGTTTGCCGGTGATTGGGTGAAGATTTCAGAAATGCTTTTGGGTAAGGTGGATGAAGGGTTCTCGTTTGTGCCGAAACATAAGAGTAATGCGTATGGTGGAGAGGAGGCGCAGGGATAA
- a CDS encoding Hypothetical Protein (Similar to TIGR gene model, INSD accession AAW45452.1) has translation MSRPSIILHATPPLHPLPASDAESLYYAALLQLAAPDGWAFTRGDWGDNGGKLPFITHLAHPVPPAHLSSLPSFTDPDEVLEDGEKLDSACWKAYIEGTVVDIVSHTYYSLPPNYPSTIAKSQFTGLSFPMNQYIPQRIRSIVKSRLEFVGLWGLGGLNIGESDAEDEDRKRQEEQFVVGPGGTTTPRAWTGWRSGQETEKRRRKWGEQQLEQKIRAIFDPLARRLGEKTYFFGQRPTTLDLALFAQLALVLAPTLPNPLLSNILRSSYPSLVAHHDRVLKRLFSSWSTVPMVVNQTPMRTTWVETFASWLPGPSKSRTQPPSSSSTNSKADGKAQDDPSSKLKTDKQKAFERGRWLWFAGAAVSMVTYLLVSGVVAFEFGDEGEDEEWVAYEEDGEEEEDEEEEKTILEYTEEEEE, from the exons ATGTCCCGCccatccatcatcctccacGCCACCCCTCCCCTCCATCCCCTTCCAGCGTCCGACGCCGAGTCGCTATACTATGCCGCCCTCCTCCAACTTGCTGCCCCCGATGGCTGGGCTTTCACAAGAGGTGATTGGGGAGATAATGGTG GCAAACTCCCATTCATAACCCATCTCGCCCATCCCGTTCCTCCTGCACACCTTTCTTCGTTACCGTCATTCACCGACCCAGATGAAGTattggaagatggagaaaagCTAGATTCGGCTTGTTGGAAAGCGTATATTGAGGGAACTGTTGTAGATATTGTC AGCCACACATACTACTCCCTCCCTCCCAATTACCCCTCCACCATCGCCAAATCCCAATTCACCGGCCTTTCATTTCCTATGAACCAGTATATCCCACAGAGGATTAGAAGTATCGTCAAGAGTCGTTTGGAGTTTGTTGGTCTTTGGGGTTTGGGTGGATTGAATATTG GAGAAA GCGATGCAGAAGACGAAGATAGGAAGAGACAGGAAGAACAGTTCGTTGTCGGACCAGGGGGGACTACTACTCCTCGCGCATGGACTGGGTGGAGGTCAGGTCAGGAGACCGAAAAACGAAGGCGTAAATGGGGTGAACAGCAG CTGGAACAGAAGATCAGAGCCATCTTTGACCCGCTTGCGAGGAGGCTGGGCGAAAAGACATACTTTTTCGGCCAACG ACCTACAACTCTTGATCTTGCACTTTTCGCCCAACTCGCGTTAGTCCTCGCTCCCACCCTTCCGAACCCCCTTCTCTCTAACATTTTACGCTCATCATACCCTTCCCTCGTTGCGCATCACGATCGAGTACTCAAACGACTCTTCTCATCATGGTCTACCGTCCCTATGGTGGTGAATCAGACACCAATGCGGACAACGTGGGTTGAGACATTTGCCAGTTGGCTGCCTGGTCCTTCAAAATCTCGAACTCAACCTCCATCTTCGTCCTCAACAAATTCCAAGGCAGATGGCAAAGCACAGGACGACCCCTCATCTAAGTTGAAGACAGACAAACAAAAGGCATTTGAAAGAGGACGCTGGCTTTGGTTCGCAGGTGCGGCGGTGTCGATGGTGACGTACTTGTTGGTCAGCGGCGTAGTTGCTTTTGAGTTTggggatgaaggagaggacGAGGAATGGGTTGCTtatgaggaagatggggaagaagaagaggacgaggaggaggagaagacTATTTTAGAGTACacggaggaggaggaagagtaG
- a CDS encoding Sec61p-like protein, putative; Ssh1p (Similar to TIGR gene model, INSD accession AAW45450.1; involved in co-translational pathway of protein translocation) — translation MGFRFLELVRPFMSILPEVTAPEKKVVFNHKIAWTAVTLLIFLVCSQVPLYGIMSSDSSDPLYWLRAILASNRGTLMELGITPIVTSGMIMQLLAGAQLIDVDFSLKDDRALFGAAQKLFAMIISLGQATVYVLTGLYGSPSSLGAGVCLLLILQLVSASLIVMLLDELLTKGYGLGSGISLFIATNICESIVWKAFSPNTVNTGRGPEFEGAIIALFHLLFTWNDKTRALKEAFYRDRLPNIMNLLATVAVFAAVIYLQGFRIEIPIKSSKMRGQRGTYPVKLFYTSNMPIMLQSALTSNVFLVSQMLAGRFPDNLLVRLLGVWEPMENNPTQLSAVSGIAYYMSAPHSLTSALKDPFHTVIYITFIVTACALFSKTWIEVSGSGPRDVAKQLKDQNMTLAGHRDASIYKELKRIIPTAAAFGGATLGLLSVVADMMGALGSGTGILMATTIIYGYFELGIKENAGIDASGLGDLLF, via the exons ATGGGCT TCCGTTTCCTTGAGCTCGTCCGACCATTCATGAGCATCCTCCCAGAGGTCACTGCCCCTGAAAAGAAG GTCGTTTTCAACCACAAGATCGCCTGGACAGCCGTCAccctcctcatcttcctcgtctGCTCGCAGGTTCCGCTCTACGGCATCATGTCCTCCGACTCCTCTGACCCTCTTTACTGGCTTCGTGCTATCCTCGCTTCTAACAGGGGTACCTTGATGGAGCTTGGTATCACTCCTATCGTCACTTCTGGCATGATCATGCAGCTTCTCGCAGGTGCTCAGTTGATTGATGTCGACTTTAGCCTCAAGGACGACCGCGCCTTGTTCGGTGCTGCCCAGAAAT TGTTCGCCATGATTATTTCCCTTGGTCAAGCTACCGTTTACGTCTTGACCGGTCTTTACGGCTCTCCCTCCTCGCTGGGCGCGGGTGTCTGTCTTCTCCTTATTCTCCAGCTCGTTTCTGCCTCTCTCATTGTCATGCTCCTCGATGAACTGCTCACCAAAGGTTACGGTCTTGGTTCCGGTATCTCTCTTTTCATCGCTACCAACATTTGCGAATCTATCGTTTGGAAAGCCTTTTCTCCCAACACTGTTAACACTGGTCGTGGACCCGAGTTTGAAGGTGCCATCATCGccctcttccacctcttgTTCACATGGAACGACAAGACCCGCGCTCTCAAGGAAGCCTTCTACCGTGATCGTCTTCCCAACATTATGAACCTCCTCGCGACCGTCGCTGTCTTTGCTGCTGTGATTTACCTGCAAGGTTTCCGAATCGAGATCCCCATCAAGAGCTCCAAGATGAGAGGCCAGAGGGGCACTTATCCCGTCAAGCTTTTCTACACTTCCAACATGCCTATCATGCTCCAGAGCGCTTTGACCAGCAACGTCTTCCTCGTCAGTCAGATGCTTGCCGGTCGATTCCCTGACAACTTGCTCGTCCGTCTTTTGGGCGTTTGGGAG CCTATGGAGAACAACCCAACTCAATTGAGCGCCGTCTCCGGTATCGCCTACTACATGTCCGCTCCTCATTCTCTCACCTCTGCCCTCAAGGACCCCTTCCACACTGTCATTTACATTACCTTCATTGTCACCGCCTGTGCCCTCTTCTCCAAGACTTGGATCGAAGTTTCTGGCTCTGGTCCTCGGGATGTGGCCAAGCAGTTGAAGGACCAGAACATGACTCTTGCAGGGCACAGGGATGCGTCTATTTACAAGGAGTTGAAGAGGATCATTCCAACTGCTGCCGCGTTTGGAGGCGCGACACTTGGCTTGTTGAGTGTGGTGGCAGATATGATGGGTGCTTTGGGAAGTGGAACTGGTATTTTGATGGCCACTACTATTATCTACGGAT ACTTTGAGCTGGGTATCAAGGAGAACGCTGGTATCGACGCTTCTGGCCTCGGTGACCTTC TCTTCTAA
- a CDS encoding Oxidoreductase, putative (Similar to TIGR gene model, INSD accession AAW45441.1): MTKTLCSLFYTISLFAVAPLFSFASPQIQHHQQAMTVSHLMSEHNADNGRNGTAPSLETLIVSVPVSAEKLAEVKTHFKTVHVFAEDETVTKEAAREAEVWYCNWFGIPKEIEYEDVPNLKLVQLTSAGANLALNSPALRNEEARKKIDISSASGIHAISIPQWIISQTISLYMHLYLQTFNMRTNQTWNRDIPQLPQHKGYGSSGKSLYGKTAGLLGYGHIARETARLLKAFNVNVIAANSNGQKRGDDGYIIPGTGDADGSVPSAYYSTADGESFKTFLSKSDILIASLPSTPRTRYMLNRELFSLLPEGAVFLNVGRGDLVKSEDLLAALASGPLSGVALDVTDPEPLPDNHPLYSHPKVIITPHTSANVEGYFDVGADLLIENVRRVRKGGKAINKVDPKRGY, encoded by the exons ATGACAAAAACCCTCTGCTCCCTTTTCTACACCATCTCGTTATTCGCCGTTGCGCCCTTGTTCAGCTTTGCATCGCCCCAAATACAACACCACCAGCAGGCCATGACAGTCTCCCACCTCATGTCGGAGCACAATGCCGACAACGGGCGTAACGGTACCGCCCCATCCCTAGAAACACTCATCGTCAGCGTGCCGGTCTCCGCTGAGAAACTCGCCGAGGTCAAAACTCACTTCAAAACCGTCCATGTCTTTGCCGAAGACGAAACTGTCACGAAAGAAGCGGCGAGAGAGGCAGAGGTCTGGTACTGTAATTGGTTTGGTATCCCAAAGGAGATTGAGTATGAGGATGTACCGAACTTGAAGCTTGTTCAGTTGACTAGCG CTGGGGCAAACCTCGCCCTCAACAGTCCAGCTTTGCGGAACGAAGAGGCCCGTAAGAAAATTGATATCTCCTCTGCTTCAG GTATTCACGCCATCAGTATTCCTCAGTGGATCATCTCGCAAACCATCAGCT TGTACATGCACCTCTACTTGCAAACTTTTAACATGCGG ACAAATCAGACCTGGAATCGTGATATCCCTCAGTTACCTCAACATAAGGGATACGGTAGCAGCGGAAAATCGCTGTATGGCAAGACTGCTGGTCTTTTG GGTTACGGACACATTGCGCGCGAGACTGCCCGTCTCCTCAAAGCATTCAACGTCAACGTTATTGCTGCCAACTCGAACGGCCAAAAGCGTGGAGACGATGGATATATCATCCCTGGTACAGGGGATGCTGATG GATCCGTTCCTTCTGCTTATTACTCCACCGCTGACGGAGAGTCTTTCAAGACGTTCTTGAGTAAATCGGACATCCTTATCGCCAGTTTACCTTCTACCCCTCGAACGAGGTATATGCTCAACCGGGAGCTTTTTT CTCTGCTCCCTGAAGGCGCGGTATTCCTCAACGTCGGCAGAGGCGACCTCGTTAAATCCGAAGACCTCCTCGCTGCCCTCGCCTCTGGCCCTCTCTCTGGCGTTGCCCTAGACGTTACCGATCCCGAACCTCTCCCAGACAATCACCCGTTGTACTCTCACCCTAAAGTCATCATCACTCCGCATACGAGCGCAAATGTAGAAGGGTACTTTGATGTAGGTGCAGATTTGTTGATTGAGAATGTCAGGCGGGTAAGAAAGGGAGGTAAAGCGATCAATAAGGTTGATCCGAAGAGGGGCTACTAA